ATGAGGTCCACCATCAAAAGGATCCACTTCATCTAAATATTTAAACCCAATGTTTTCTAAAAGATGTTGTGCGGGTTTAGTAGCCTCACCAACACGGCCTAAAACTAAACGCGCTTTTGAATCTAACAAACACAGATAAATATCATCCGGAGGAAACAGGCTTTCGATAAACTCTTTATGGGACTGACTTAAAAGATCTGCCTCTTGATAAGGAAGACCTGTAAACCTGCGCCCTAAAGCTTCCCAGAATTCACTACGGCCTTCATCAGTTAACGGCGGAGTTAATTCGCAAAGTACACGCTTTTCAAAGCGATCCGGATGTAAAGCCATATACAAGAATCGGGAAAGACTGATTTGTTTTCCCAGTTTCTCTGGGCGACGACGATATGATTTATCTACTAACAAACCACCAATTTCCGTTGGTCCGTCCCAATCCAATTGAAAACGTAAAACCTGGTGGATGAAGCCAATTCCCAGATCTTCTGAAAAATGATCTTTCTTTAGAATTTTAAAGAAGCTATGGGGAACATTATCGTCACCGTGCTTAGCGATGACTAAAGAACTACCCACCACTTGTTTTTCTTCGATGTCTTCAACTACGAATAAATACTCAGCCTTATGCTTAGGAAGTTTTCCAGCAAAAGACAATTCACTGCGATCTATCTTTTCACCGATGACTTTTTTATCTCCGGGCAGATTCAGCAGATTAAACTGCTTAGCTAGGTCCACTAATTGCGTTAAATCATCGTATTTTACAGGGCGAATTATGAAACTCATAAACAGAACCTTTCGATGACCTTTTTATAGAACTGAATAGCTTTTTCTAAATCCGCTAAAGCCACATGCTCTTGCGGAGTATGCACGTTGCCTTCGCGCTTGCCGGGCCCGAAGCACACGCAGTCCACTCCGATGCGGGAAAAGATGCTGGCTTCGTTTGTTGATGCTTGGGTGATGGGACGATCACTTAAACCCATCGCCCTTAATTCATCCAAACACCCTTTAACCAAAATAGAATTCATTTCAGTGCGGAAGGGCTTTTTATAATTATTAATAATAAAAGTAGCGCCGTTAGATTCACAGACCCGGCGTAAACCTTCCATCCAACCTTCATACACTTCATGGGTGATGACCGGAGGTAAACGACAAGTGCCGGAAATTTGAATGTCGTTTTCGTTGGTACGAACAAGACCGATATTCAGTGTCGGAGTCGTCGGATAAAAATCTTTATCTTCAAAATTCAGGAAATCTTGTTCAAGCGCTTTTACCGCGCGATAGATATTTGCCACTTTTTTGGCAATCGGATCTGGCACCATAGACACCATATCGATTTCTAAGAAAGCATGGCTTGGAACAGTATTAAAATTAATACCGCCATCCATTTCCATGATGTTCACTGTATCTGGAAGCATCATCAAATATTCAAACAACTTTACAATCGCACTTTCACCTAAATGCGGAACAGATGAATGCGCAGCTTTACCTCTAAAAAGTTTACTTTGCGTCGTCGTACTTTCGCGCAAGTTATGATCTTGGCGATAGCGCATTTCTTCATCTGAAAAAGGCACACGAATTTCAACGCTTGCAAAACCTTTCGCTGCGTTGATGAGCTGCAAATCACTAGGTTCCCCAATAAGGGCCATCTTCGCAGCGATTTTATTTTTACGAATCAGCTTTAAAGCACCGGTCATTCCCGATTCTTCACCAAATGTTCCAACTAACACCGGCGGCAGACGCCATTTGCTGTCTTTGGGAAAAGAAGCAATCGCTTCAAGCTTACAAAGAAAATCAAGCTTCACGTCAGCAGCACCCAAGCCATAGATCTTTCCATCAATGATGTGGGCATCAAATGGATTTGCACCATTTTCAGTCCATAACGAAAATGGCCCAGGATCCACAGTGTCTAAGTGAGTCTGAAAAAGAAATTCAGCAGTGGGACGCTCTTCTTGTGTACGAGCGATGATGTTCGCATGCTCTAAGTCACCGACGAATTCTTCTTGCTCTTCAACGATAAGACCTTTTTGACGACAAAAGGCCGACGCCCACTTGGCTAAATCTCGATTGCCATGGGTGGGCGTGCTATCTATTGCAATTAGCTGTCGGCAAGACTCGATAAAGTCCAACTACACTCCTTCAAGCAAAGTTTTTTCAATTGCCTTAAGTGCGATATCGATATCAGCGTCTTCAATGATTGCTGGAACTAAGAAGCGAGCACGCACTGGATCCTTACCGCACGGGAATGCGATAACGCCATTGTGATAAAGTTTATTTAGAAATGCATTTACTGATTCTTTTTTTCCATCAAGCGGAGTGAAGGCGATCATCAGACCCATACCACCCGCATCCTGACAGATGCCTTTGCAAGTCGTTTCATTCAAACGGTTAAAGCCATCGATGAAACGTTTATGAATTTGCGCGATACGACCTTGAGGACCAAGGAAGCCTTCGCTCAACATATCAAGCATTTCCATACCAGCACAAAGTGACGGAGTCGCTCCCGAGAATGTTCCGGCGATCAAACCTGGTTTTGGATTGTATTCTTCAGTGTATAAAGTCGCACCAATTTGCGCGGTCTTAGCAATCGTGCAGATATCGATGTATTGACCCAAATCCAAAGTTTCGTAAGCAAAGTATTCACCTGTACGAGTGAAAGTTTGAACTTCGTCAGCCCAGATCGCGATGTTTTTAGATTTACAGAACTCTAAAAGCGGAGTGAAGAATTCGCGCGGAGCTGCTTGATAACCCCCTTCACCTAACATGGGCTCAAAACCGAAAACCGAAATATTGCCTTCATGTTTTGCTACGTGCTCTTTCATCACGTTCAATGCTTTTTCGCCTGAACGCGGATCACGCTTATCGAAGAAGGGAACACGAAGAACTTCGTGATACTCTGGCAAACCTTGTTTGTAAGCGGGGTTGTCAGTTACTTCAGCCATCATTGTTGAACGGCCCGCAAATGCATCTTTAAAACCCATCACAAAACGCGCTGGCGAATTTTTTTGGCGAGAAAGTTTCAGCGCATTTTCATTAGCCATCGTTCCGCATGTAGCAATCCATGCATATTTCATGCGGCTTTTTTTACTAGCAAGGCCCACAAGTTTTTCAGTGAACAAGCGGTATTCATTGTTTGGTTGCAAATTGCCTTGGGTTAAAATGTCAGCCAACGAACCTCTAACTGCTGCTGCCATCACGCGTGGATTAGAATGTCCCATCAAGTGAATGCCGATACCGTTGATCAAATCAAGTTTGATGCTGCCGTCTTCAAGCTCAACATAAGGACCGCGACCTGCGCCCGTACCCATGTAAGCATAGTGCAACGGACGACCGCGGAACTGACCAGCTAGATCGATTTTTTGTTTTCCAGATTCTTTGAATTCATCAAGAGGTGCGCGCACTCCAGAAATTTGCGAATTGATCTTAGTCACTTCGCTGATCAGGTCTTTGACCATTGTGTTTACTTTTTCTGATTGTCGGATTTGATGACCTACAAGAGAACTCATAATACCTTTCGCGGGCGCGCTAGATCGCAGACCCCATTGTTAGCAAACACTTCGAATTCCGTCCGAAGTGGTGTTTGAAATGCCTAGCTAGTTTACTCCCGGGTCAGGACTAAGACAAGACACGTGGTAGACACGGAAACACTTTTATCGCTACACTGAAAAAGCTATGTCGAAATTTAAGTTTCTCTCTGTGTTCGTTCTATTTTTCATTTTGCCCGCTCTTGCATGGTCTCAGAACCCATCAACAGAACAGGCTTTTAAGCAGGCCACAGAACTTTATTTGAAAAAAGATTACGAAAAAGCGCGCGACGAATTTGCCAAATTGCTAGACCAAGATCCTAATAACGCAACTATTCTTACTAACCTTGCATTAAGCGAATTTCAGCTGGGGAAAAAACCTCTCGCCATCGGTCTTTTACGAAAAGCTTTGGCATCGGAACCGGATTTAGCTACTGCGCAGGCCGGTCTTAAATTCATTCAAGGCCAGCTTCAGGTCAAAGAAGTGCCTCACCAAATCGAAACCTATGAAACTGTGCGCGCAAACTTGCTGCAACCCGTTCCACTTTTTGCGTATTTAGTCATTTCTGCTCTTAGTTTTTTCGCGATGGGTTGGGTTTTACTTTCTTATGGAGGGCGTCGAAAAAAGGCCCTTGAAGAAGAAGCTTCTTTGCCGTCATTTCCTGTGATTGGTTTAATTTTAAGTGTCTGCTTCGTCGTCTTTACGACGCTTGCGATCTTAAAAATTTACGACGCAACAATAATGCGCGGAACCATTATCGATGAAAAAGTTTCCCTGCAAACTGCGCCTGGCGACAACCAAGTTGCGATTCTTGAACTTTTTGGCGGAATGGAAGTGATTTTACGCCAAACTCAAGACGATTGGGTGCAAGTCACTTACCCTGGAGCCCTTACGGGGTGGATTAAAAAATCCTCTGTGATGATGACGCGTTGACAGCTGGTCCTAGACCAAAATATGATTTACTTCTATGCTAAAAACGCTCCGAGTCATAATCATCCTTTCAGTCATGGGACTTTTAGTTTCGGGCTGCTCAACGACCGAAAAAAACTCCAACACCCCTGAAGGAGCTTTTGCAATTGCAGAAGAATTCGATCAGGGCGAGCGTTATGAAGAAGCCATTCGCCGTTATACTGAAGTAAAAAACAAATTTCCTTATAGCAACTTTGCTACAAAAGCAGAGTTAGCAATTGCAGATGTTTACTTCAAACAAGAATCCTACGCTGAAGCCCAAGTTGCTTATCAACTTTTTAAAGAACTTCATCCGACAGCTCCGCAATCAGATTATGTGCAGTTCAGAATTGGTTTAAGTTACTACAATCAACTTCCTTCGTCGATTGACAGAGATTTAACTTTGGCAAACGATGCCATCTTAAATCTATCTGAACTTATTAAGAAATATCCGAACTCACAGTACTTGGCTGAAGCTAAAGAAAAGCGCAGTGCTGCTATTAAGATGTTGGCCGAAAAAGAAGACTATATCGGGAATTTCTATTTTATCCGCAAGGTTTTTGATTCCGCTTTAAGCCGCTATGAAGGTCTTTATAACAATTATGGCAGGTTGGGGTTTGATGCCCGCGCACTTTCACGAGCAGCAATCAGTGCCCAAAAAATCGGGAACACTGAGAAAGCGAAAAAGTACGAAGAATTACTAAAAAAAGACTTCCCCGACAGTAAAGAATTGAAAGCAGCCCAAAAGGAGATCGAGTAAATGAACGCCCTACACGATGACATGCTTTCAGAAGCTCGCGGCTATTTCATCAATGGCAATTACAAGATGGCTGAACCTATCTTGAATCAAATGCTATTGCAGAACACTCGCAATCCTGAAGTTTATCAGATGCTTGCGACCATTTTTTACGACAAAGGGCAGTTCAGCAAAGCGATTAAAACCTTCCGTCGCGCTTTAGAAATTGATCCTACTTACACTGACGCCAGCGTTGGATTGTCTATTATTTTAAATGACTTAGGTAAATACGACGAAGGTAAACAGGTTTTCTTAGATGCCCAATCCCAGCTAGAAAAGAAATCTGGAAAACAAGATCCGTTTGTTGACGAAAAACTTGCTTCTAAGCACGAAGAACTGGCTGATTTATATTACCAATACAAACGCTATAACGAAGCTCTTGAGCAATTATTAAAGGCGCAAAAACTTTCCAGCCGCAAAGCTGAAGTAACCATGCGTATTGCCGAAGTTCACGTGCAGTTAGGTCAAACCGAAAGAGCTGTCAAAGATCTAAAAGGTCTTATTCGCGAGTATCCGCACCTGATTCCAGCTCGCCTAAAGCTTGGGGCTATTTACTACAACTCAAACAATATTGCTGAAGCCACTGAACAGTGGGAGAATATCCTTATTCGTGATCCGCAACACCCTGAGGCTCTACGCTATTTAAAAATGGCTCAAGCAGCAGGAATTACTTCAATAGATTTGTAACAGAGGCAACAAGATGTCACAGCTAAAAGATCAAATGGTTACTTTCCTTACTAACGAAGAAATCAAAGAAATCATTGAAAATTTGGCTGAGCAAATTGAATACGATTACGACGGTAAAGACGTTGTTTTCATCTGCCCACTTCGCGGTTCCATCCATTTTGCGGCAGACCTTATGCGCAAGGTGGATCTGCCTCAACAAATCGATTTCGTACACGTTCAAGCCGTTGAAAAAGGCGGAGCGATCAAGATCGTTAAAGACATTTCCGTCAATATCGCTGGCAAACACGTTCTGATCCTAGAAGAGATCATCGATACAGGCAGAACTTTAAGCTTCTTAAGAAGCCGTTTGTTTGCCTCTGCCCCAGCATCTTTGAAAATCGTGACTTTACTTGATAAACCAGCCCGCCGTGAATTGCCAATCAAGGCAGACTACATTGGAAAGACTATTGATGACCGTTATGTAGTTGGGTACGGGATGGATTCCGAAGAAATCGGAAGAAATTATCCAGATATCTATACTTTAAAAAACTAAGCGGCTTAAGAAACTGCGACGTTAACTAAGAACAAAATAACGACACAAAACGCGTAAAGAAAAACCAGTTGCTTCGGCATGCTGAAAACCCCTCTACGCGCCAATCTAACACAATTAGGACCTTCGTCAACTGGTGGGCCCTACCTTGGTCCATGAAAATCAGCTGATTTAATCTTCGTTTACTGTCTCAGAATGGGCCACATCTGGCTTTGATTTTGTAATGCGTCCTCTAAAGAGAATCCCAATATTAGCCGATACGAAAGTTAAGGGGGAAATCTAATGAAGAAGTTATCGAACTTTTCTAAGAAGCTATTGAAGAATCAGTCCGGTCAAGGTGCGACTGAGTACATCCTATTGCTGGTTGTGGTTGTTGCATTGGTCATTATGTTCAAAGGGAAAATCCAAGAGACCGTAAGCGGAAAGATCGATGAGCTTCAAGGCATGATCGGTCAAGTTAACGGAAACTAGGTCGGCTTCTCCAATCTGGAGGTTGGATGACCATAGAATACGTTCTGTTGCTATTTTGCGTCTTCTTTATTGGGCTAAAAGCTTTCATGGTAGCCCCAGCGAAAGCTTTTAGAGAATCGGGACCTCGTTTAGGTGCCCGGGTTGAACAGCAATTAGCAACAGGTGACGGCTTTAAACCACAAAATGGCAACCATATTGGTTGGAGCGGTAAAGAACAATGAAACGCGCTGGACTTGATAATAACAAAGGTCAGTTCGTTATCGAGATGGTTCTACTGATGATCGTTTCTATTGGCTTTTTTGTGTGGGGAACCAAGCAGCTTCGCGACGGAAAATTCTTCGCCAAGCTTATTGGCGGTTCCTGGCCTGCAATTGCTGGAATGATTGAGTCGGGAGTTTGGGAAGAGCCTGAAAAAGCTCGCGCCTTACATCCGAATCAAAGAGACCGTTCTTTAACGGTAGACCCAAATGGTGAATGAGGGGGCATGATAAAACAGAGAGCTTTTCTTAAGCCATTGCAAAACAACCGCGGTATGTTGACTGCGGAGTTTATCTTTTCTCTCGTGCTTTGCGCGGGGCTTTGCATTGTCTTATTCTCTCTGAACTTCACCTTATCCATGGCAGAAGTAGCACAGTACATCGCCTTTTCTTCTGCTCGCGCCCACGCTGCTGGTCATGTGGATAGTGAAAAACAAGAACAGCTGGCGCGTGAAAAATTCAATGATCTTATTAACAATCCAGTTTTAAAACCTATCTTCAATAGTGCCGAAGGTGGCTGGTTTAAATTAACTGACCTAGAAGTTCGCGGCGGCGGAGCTAGCGGACGCAGCTTTAATGATGAATACAAGACAACCGAAAACCGTATGCCTCAAGTAGGCGTCCGTTTTAATTTTAAAGCTCGTATTCTAAACATGAAAGTTCCATTTCTGGGCGCGACTAGTGAAGAACCAGATGCGGGCTTCAACGCCAAGGTCACAGGTCTTTTGATTCGTGAACCAACCCAAAAAGAATGTCGTGAGTTGCAAATTCGCCAACGTTACACGGCCATTCTAGAATTAGATTCTCGCTATAAAGTTCTAGGCGCTTCGGGCGCAAGTAAATATCAGCCGATGGAGGATAACGGATGTTAAAACAACGCCGCAAATCCCACATTAGCAATGAAAAAGGCATGGCCGTTTTTGAAATGATTCCGATCATTGTGGTGATCGTATTATTCTTAAACTTCTCTTTAGGATTCTTTGGTGCGATCCACACTGGCATTCTAAATTCCATCGCCGCTAGAAACTATGCTTTTGAAACTTTCAGAAACAGAACAAGCCTAGTTTACTTTTCGAATTTGGATTCAAGCCAAACACGCTATGAGTATTCAAAAAGTCAGATGCGTGTTCATGGTATTACCGCGGAAAAAGAAACCGGCCAGAAGTGGGTTGCCACCAGCCGACTCATTGACCGCTTTAGTTTTGATAAAAGAGCCGCTGACATCGAAGGCAACAGTAAGAATGTCCACTCCGGCATTCGTAACATGTCTGATGGTAGAAATACCACGGTCGGAGTCAATCCGATCTGGATTAAAACTACCTATGGACTGTGCTTAACATCAACGTGTGGAAGCTAGAAAGAAGTAGGACCTTATGGGATCAAACGAGACTAGAAATTTATGGCTATCCATCGCAGCAGGCGTCTTTGCGACTTTCTTGCTTTATAGCTATTCCCAAGAAAAGAAAGCTGAATACGATAAGCGTTTCGGTTCTACAAAACGTGTGGTGGTAGCAAAAGAAGATATCGCTGAAATGCAAACGATCTATGACACAATGGTTGAAACTAAAGAGCTTCCTGCTGACTTTATTCAACCCGATGCCATTACGATTCCTGATGAAATCATCGGTAACGTGGCAGCTGTACCTATTCGTAAAGGTCAGATGGTTTTAAAGAATAACTTATTAACTCCAGGCCCGGATACAGGGATTGCATTGCAAGTGGCTCCTAGTAAACGTGCCGTGACGATTCCGGTAGATGAAGTTCGCGGTGTTGCGAAATTAATTCGTCCGGGTGATCGCGTGGATATCTTTGCTGCTGTTGATAACGGTAAAGGTGTGAATCAACGTCGTGAGGTTTTCACGATGATGTCTGACGTTGTTGTACTTGCAACGGGCGTAAGTGTCGTGAACAACATTCCACGTATGTTTGAATTAGATTCTACGGGTAAAAACTTAACTCAGATCGCTTTAACTGGGGACACGAAGTATACAACGATCACGGTTGAAGCGACGCCGAAAGAAGCCCAGGATCTTTTCTATATTCTTTCAACTGCTCCTGGAAACTTATTCTTTGCTTTAAGAAATCCAAGCGACAGAACCGTTCCGCCGCGCATGCCTAGCTCGACGTCGGAATCGGTGATGGGGAAACCTGTTGTGTCGTTCGATGCGGCGCCAGTGGCACCGCCGATTGCTATACCACCAAGACCTGCATTTACACCACCAGTGCAACAACAACAAAGGACAGCTCCGCCCGCAAGACGCGGTGGCTTCCAAACGCTGTAATAGCACTACTCTGACGGGGGTCAGGGTGTGAAAAAGGTCTTATGGGATTTTTAGGGGGATTTATGGGACGATATTTTTTAGTTGGACTGCTGCTTAGTCTCTCTTGCGGCCAGCTTGCCTTTGCGCAAGAAGAACTGGTTGCAGAGCCCTCTCAAGCCACCGCTGATGAAGGTACGGGTGTTTATCGCTCTCGTAAATTTATCAATTTAACTGCGGGGATTGAGCAAGACGAAAAGCTTCCACCTTTACCGCCGGATATCGAGTTCAAAGGTGATTTCCGTCGTATCGTCGTTGCCTCTTATGCTAAAGACCTTAATATCATCCGCTTCATTCCTAAGTCGGAAGGTTTTGCAACTCTTACGATCCACGATAAACGTAACGGTAAAATCGTTGCGGAATATCGTATTGACGTAAAGAAAAGCAAGCTCGACAAAGTCGTTCGTGAAATGCGTGCACTTCTTGGCGATATCGAAGGTATCAACATCAAGATCGTAAATAACAAAGTTGTTGTTGACGGTCAGATCCTATTGCCAAAAGACCTTGCGCGTATTTTCAACGTTATTAAACAATTTGAAAATCAAGCTTCTTCACTTGTTACGCTAAGTCCCCTAGCGCAAAAGAAGATTGCTGAATTTATCGCCCGTGACATCAATAACCCTGAAATCGAAGTTCGCGCGGTAAATGATAAAATCATTTTACAAGGCTGGGCTAACAGTGATGAAGAAGCAAAACGTGCAGAGATCATCGCAAAAACTTATCTTCCAGACATCATCATCGATGCTGCCGAAGATGGTGGTCCAATTAAAAAGCGTCGTCCCGTGAACGATGGTGTCATCAACCTTATTCAAATTAAGGAAGCGGCACCAAAACCACCAGCAAAAATGATCCAGCTAGTGGTTCACTACGTTGAATTGAATAAAGACTACTCAAAAGCATTTAAATTCCAGTTCACTCCGGAACTTGGCGATAACTCGCAAATGACTTTCCAAACTGGTGGTGATTCTCCAGGTGGTGTTGTCAGCTCGATCACTGGTACTGTGATGAACTTGTTACCAAAACTAAACTGGGCAAAACAACATGGTCATGCGCGTGTCCTTGAAAGCACCAGCTTGATTGTTGAAGACGGTAAAAAAGGTGAAATCAAACAAGTAACCGACCAACCTTACCCAGTCATCGGTAAAGATGGTACGCAAGGTACTGCGTTTGCTTCTGTCGGTATCGTGACGGCTATCACGCCAGTACTTCTTGGTGAAAAATCAGGAAGCGTTCACATGGAAATGAGCTTTGAAGTATCAAGCTTACTAGGTAACACTCCAGCGGGTGCACCGATCGTAAGTAAAAACCAAATGTCTAGCACAGTGACTGTCCGTGACCGTCAAAGTGCCGCAGTCGGTGGTTTGATCAGAAATTCTAGTTCAACAGGTTACAATCGTCCTGCTGGACAAAAGAATCCGATCATCAGCTTGTATGCATCTAAAGACTTCGTAAAACAACAAAGCCAGTTCGTGGTCTTCGTGACTCCGATTGTGAAAACTTCTGCAAGCTCAGGCGCTGAGCAAATTAAAAAGAAGTTCCGTTTACGTGACTAATAGTTAGGCCTTAGTCTCGTAAACGGACCTCCCTTTTCAACCGATAAGGGAAACGGAGGTCCGCAGTGGCTATTAATCCAAATTGTAATCTCATTGCCGTGGTTGGTGGTAAAGGTGGCGTAGGTAAATCAGTATTTGCCGCCAACTTTGCCTGCACCATCATGTCGGAACTGCGCTCTCAAGTTCTTTTGATTGATGCTGATGCGAAAAGCGTCGGCGATCAGAACGTTATCATGGGCTTAAAGCCGCAAAAGACTTTAAAAGAACTTACTACTTTCCAAGGCTCTTTAAATTCTCAACCCATGAACACGCTAGTAACCATGCACCAATCGGGCCTTGCATACCTAGGCGCTGTGCGTGGACCGGAAGAGTCATTAAATATATCTCCTGATCTATTAGGAAAACTTTTAGAGTTTTTCAGTCGTGCTTACAAGTACGTCGTTGTCGACGTAGGAACTGATTTGGGTCCTGCGCAAATGGCAGTACTCCAAGAAGCTACAGCGATAATGATTGTGACAAGCCCTGAAGTTTTGGTGGTGACGCAAACTCAGCGTTTGATCAATGAACTTTTGTCAGCGACAATTCCTAAAGATCTTTTCCAGCTGGTTATTAATAAAGCTTCACCAACGGGTTTATCTCCGCAAACAATCTCTAATCAGTTGCAGTTGCCCTTCTTAGGTGTAATTCCCCAAGACGAAGCGACTTCAATGATGGCTTTACAAAAGTACACGCCTTTTGTGTTAGCGGCACCAAAAGCTCCGGTGACTGCTTCCTACTATGATATCGCAAGAAAATTAACGGGCGGTATTTTACAACGCCTAAAAACAGTTTCAAAACCAAAGCCGGTTGTTGCACCAACAGAGGCTGGAGGTGCTGGTACAAATCTTCCTGCAAACGCTAGCGGTATGGATGCGCGGACTTTACTAAAAATCCGTGTGCATAATGAACTTATCCGTACGGTCGACCTTAAAAAGCTTTTGATCGATGGTAAGCAAGATGAAGGCAAAGAAAAAGAAGTCCGCGAAAAAGCAAAACGTGAAATCACGCTGATTGTTGATAAAGAAGCTCCTGACGTAGGCCGTGAAGAACGCGGAAAACTTATTAAAGAAGTTTTAGAAGAAGCTTTAGGACTGGGACCATTAGAAGATCTATTAGCTGATAACGATGTTTCAGAGATCATGGTGAATGGTTATAAGAAAATCTTTATTGAAAAAAGTGGTAAAGTTCAGTTAAGTCCTGTGACGTTTACTTCCAATGATCACCTTCGCCGTATTATTGAACGTATCGTGACGCCATTAGGACGTCAGATCAACGAATCGACTCCGTGTGTGGATGCCCGTCTTAAAGATGGCTCCCGTGTGAATGCGGTGATTGAACCATTAGCGATTGACGGACCAGCACTAACAATTCGTAAATTTAAAAAGGGCGGTATAACGCCTGAAAAATATATTAACTATGGAAGCGTCACAAAGAACATGATCGATTTCCTACGCATCTGCGTGGAAAACGGTCTGAACGTGGTGATCTCTGGTGGTACCGGTTCCGGTAAAACATCTTTATTGAACATGCTTTCAACGTTCATTCCTTCAAATGAGCGTGTGATCACTGTCGAGGACGCGGCCGAGCTTCAATTAGAACAAGAGCACGTCGTGCGCCTTGAAACAAGGCCCGCATCAATGGAAGGCACTAACGCCATCACCATTCGTGATTTGATTAAGAACTCGTTACGTATGCGTCCTGATCGTATCATCGTCGGTGAGTGCCGTGACGGTGCTGCCCTAGACATGTTGCAAGCCATGAACACGGGTCATGATGGTTCAATGACGACGACCCACGCCAACAGCCCGCGTGAGTGTATTGCCCGTCTTGAAACTCTTTGTATGATGTCGGGCATGGAATTACCTGTGCGCGCGATTCGTGAACAGATTTCTGGCGCAGTGAACTTAATCGTTCAAATCTCGCGCCTATCTGATGGCAGTCGTAAGATCCTAAGCATCACGGAAGTCGCCGGCATGCAAGGTGATGTTGTTACTTTAGCAGAGATCTTTAGATTTAAAGAAACCGGTTACGATAAAAATAGAAAAATCCAAGGGATCTTCCAAGCAACGGGAACAATCCCCAGCTTTATCCAGAAACTCA
This is a stretch of genomic DNA from Bdellovibrio reynosensis. It encodes these proteins:
- a CDS encoding ATPase, T2SS/T4P/T4SS family is translated as MAINPNCNLIAVVGGKGGVGKSVFAANFACTIMSELRSQVLLIDADAKSVGDQNVIMGLKPQKTLKELTTFQGSLNSQPMNTLVTMHQSGLAYLGAVRGPEESLNISPDLLGKLLEFFSRAYKYVVVDVGTDLGPAQMAVLQEATAIMIVTSPEVLVVTQTQRLINELLSATIPKDLFQLVINKASPTGLSPQTISNQLQLPFLGVIPQDEATSMMALQKYTPFVLAAPKAPVTASYYDIARKLTGGILQRLKTVSKPKPVVAPTEAGGAGTNLPANASGMDARTLLKIRVHNELIRTVDLKKLLIDGKQDEGKEKEVREKAKREITLIVDKEAPDVGREERGKLIKEVLEEALGLGPLEDLLADNDVSEIMVNGYKKIFIEKSGKVQLSPVTFTSNDHLRRIIERIVTPLGRQINESTPCVDARLKDGSRVNAVIEPLAIDGPALTIRKFKKGGITPEKYINYGSVTKNMIDFLRICVENGLNVVISGGTGSGKTSLLNMLSTFIPSNERVITVEDAAELQLEQEHVVRLETRPASMEGTNAITIRDLIKNSLRMRPDRIIVGECRDGAALDMLQAMNTGHDGSMTTTHANSPRECIARLETLCMMSGMELPVRAIREQISGAVNLIVQISRLSDGSRKILSITEVAGMQGDVVTLAEIFRFKETGYDKNRKIQGIFQATGTIPSFIQKLSDKGVVIPREIFANDPNTNNPAAAQAAAKPPITAAMPKMPGVAPVKKSG
- the cpaB gene encoding Flp pilus assembly protein CpaB, with the protein product MGSNETRNLWLSIAAGVFATFLLYSYSQEKKAEYDKRFGSTKRVVVAKEDIAEMQTIYDTMVETKELPADFIQPDAITIPDEIIGNVAAVPIRKGQMVLKNNLLTPGPDTGIALQVAPSKRAVTIPVDEVRGVAKLIRPGDRVDIFAAVDNGKGVNQRREVFTMMSDVVVLATGVSVVNNIPRMFELDSTGKNLTQIALTGDTKYTTITVEATPKEAQDLFYILSTAPGNLFFALRNPSDRTVPPRMPSSTSESVMGKPVVSFDAAPVAPPIAIPPRPAFTPPVQQQQRTAPPARRGGFQTL
- a CDS encoding BON domain-containing protein, with product MGRYFLVGLLLSLSCGQLAFAQEELVAEPSQATADEGTGVYRSRKFINLTAGIEQDEKLPPLPPDIEFKGDFRRIVVASYAKDLNIIRFIPKSEGFATLTIHDKRNGKIVAEYRIDVKKSKLDKVVREMRALLGDIEGINIKIVNNKVVVDGQILLPKDLARIFNVIKQFENQASSLVTLSPLAQKKIAEFIARDINNPEIEVRAVNDKIILQGWANSDEEAKRAEIIAKTYLPDIIIDAAEDGGPIKKRRPVNDGVINLIQIKEAAPKPPAKMIQLVVHYVELNKDYSKAFKFQFTPELGDNSQMTFQTGGDSPGGVVSSITGTVMNLLPKLNWAKQHGHARVLESTSLIVEDGKKGEIKQVTDQPYPVIGKDGTQGTAFASVGIVTAITPVLLGEKSGSVHMEMSFEVSSLLGNTPAGAPIVSKNQMSSTVTVRDRQSAAVGGLIRNSSSTGYNRPAGQKNPIISLYASKDFVKQQSQFVVFVTPIVKTSASSGAEQIKKKFRLRD